Within the Tursiops truncatus isolate mTurTru1 chromosome 19, mTurTru1.mat.Y, whole genome shotgun sequence genome, the region GCTCCAAGAGCCCTACGAGCCCCCGGCCGAAGCGGGGTAGGGGTGTGGGTGCCTCTGTTCACAGGCAATGgaacccccactcccacccctcccactGGCCAGGTGGCCCCAGGTATCTTTGAGTGACCCTGCCAATGTGTTTCTCCCCTGCAGGGTGAACTCAGCGAGGGCTTTGTGGAGGCTTTGAAGGCAGTTGTGGGGAGCCCCCATGTGACTACTGCTGCTGTGGTCCGGGAGCAGCACGGGCACGATGAGTCAATGCACAAGTGGGCTCCGCCACTCCCCTGCATCAGAACCCCTGGCTGGGAGTGAGGGTCCTGGGTTATCTTCTGCCCCTCAACCCCCGCCATCTGTTTTTGGGTGATCTGGCATCCTCCACCTCTCCTCTATGCCCCCAGAAGGGTGTTCTCTGCCCCTCGCCCACTGTGCAGCCTCAGGCCCTGCCATATCTTCAAACTTGAGCAGGACCAGAGGGTACCACACACCCCTACATTGCTGAGGGTCTGGTTCCAGGTGCCAACCTCCGGACGCCGTGGTGTGGCCCCAGAATGTGGAGCAGGTCAGCCGGCTGGCAGCCCTGTGCTATGGCCAAGGCGTGCCCATCATCCCATTCGGCTCGGGCACCGGGCTTGAGGGTGGAGTCTGTGCCGTGCAGGTATGTATGGTGGGTGGACAACTCCCCTGGCCAGGCTCTAGTCCCACCACACTTGTCACACCGGCAGCTGCCTCCTCCACCACACCAGCCTGGCTGGCCAGGTCCAGCCCTCCTTACCTGCCATCCCGGGGCTCTGGTCTGGCTGCTGGGAGGTCGGCCTCGAGCTGGGGTCCTGGGGGCTGTGTCCTGGCGAAAGATCTAGGTCAGTAACCGCTTGAACGCCCTCCGCCAGGGCGGCGTCTGTGTCAACCTGACCCACATGGATCGAATCCTGGAGCTGAATCCGGAAGACTTCTCTGTGGTGGTGGAGCCCGGCGTCACCCGCAAAGCCCTCAACTCCCACCTGCGCGACAGCGGCCTCTGGTTCCCTGTGGGTAGGCTGGGGCTCCAGGACTTTCCTGGGCCTGGAGGGCTCCCTGGTGGCAGGGGTGTTTCTGGGGCTTGGCGGGACCCCTCTGCCCACGGGCACCCGCCCCAGGCTTCCTTctgcctgccctctgccctccagaCCCAGGTGCAGACGCCTCTCTCTGCGGCATGGTGGCCACCGGCGCCTCGGGCACCAACGCTGTGCGCTACGGCACTATGCGCGACAACGTGCTGAACCTGGAGGTGGTGCTGCCGGGAGGGCGGCTGCTTCACACCGCGGGCCCGGGACGTCACTTCCGGTGAGCGCCCTCTACCGGCGGCGACGGGGGCCTCCTGGAGAGGCGGGTCATGAAACTGCCCTGTGGGCCAAAGCTGGTGGTCCGGAGGCCTATTTGGGCTGTGCCAGGAAACGGCTGCCTGGGTGGCAGTCTGCACAGAGGCGGGTGAGCCCAGACCTCAGGCTCAGCTCCCCACCTGGCTTCTGGCCACAAATCCGTCGTCACGTGGCCTGGGCACTCACCTACCTCATGTCCCCGGGGACCCAGGAAGAGCGCAGCTGGCTACAACCTCACCGGGCTGTTTGTGGGCTCCGAGGGGACGCTGGGCCTCATCACGGCCGCCACACTGCGCCTGCACCCTGTCCCTGAGGCCACGGTGGCTGCCACCTGTGCCTTCCCCAGCGTCCAGGCGGCCGTGGACAGCACCGTACACATCCTCCAGGCCGCAGTGCCCGTGGCCCGCATTGGTGAGCCTGGGATTGGGCCGTCCAGGTGGGCTCCCCTTTGAAGGCCACGCGTCACCTCACGTGGCTTCTCCTTGGTCCCAGAGTTCCTGGATGACGTCATGATGGATGCCTGCAACAGGCATAGCAAGCTGAACTGCTGCGTGGCGCCCACGCTCTTCCTCGAGTTCCACGGCTCCGAGCAGGCGCTGGCAGAGCAGGTGCAGCGCACAGGTGTGCTGGGGTGctgtgggcggggcggggcggggcctgggctgcCCCAGAGTAGGGCCTGGTGtcaaccccccgccccccgacagAGGAGATCATCCGGCACAACGGAGGCTCTCACTTCTCCTGGGCCAAGGAGGCGGAGGACCGCAGCCGGCTCTGGGCAGCGCGGCACAACGCCTGGTACGCTGCCCTGGCGCTGCGGCCGGGCTGCAAGGTGAGCGGGCTGGGGTGGACACGGGAGCCTTTCCTCAGGCTACTGCCCTATTGTCCAGGGCAGCAGGCAGAGGCCCCGGCAGGCAGGACTGCCAAATCCTCGGGAGGGAGCCCCTGCCCCGAGCCAGGCCCTGGGTGCAGGGACCAAGGAGGGGCAGTGTGGACACAgaaggcaggcttcctggaggaagaggtgGTGAAGcggaaggggaggctgggctcCAGGTGCTGGGGGGCCTGCACGGTagcggggggtggggagcaggatGAGAGCCCTGGGAGCCTAGCCGGGCCAGTCGCCTTGTtgcacagggaaactgaggcttagagacagCAGGCACGTTCATGTGAGAGGCCGAGCACCCCGAGCCCATTCGTACCCTTGACCCCTTACCTCCCGGGCAGgctgggtgagggagggaagcTCACCGGCCTGCCCCGACTCAGGGCTATTCCACCGACGTGTGTGTGCCCATCTCCCGGCTGCCGGAGATCCTGGTGCAGACCAAGGAGGACCTGCAGGCCTCGGGACTCACAGGTTCTGCCTGCCCCATGCGGGGCGCggtgggagggtgggggcggggctggggcagcAGCTGTGTCCTCTGGGCCCCCAGGAACCATAGTTGGGCACGTGGGTGACGGCAATTTCCACTGCATCCTGGTGGTAGACCCGGAGGACCACGAGGAGCTCCTCAGGGTCAAGGCCTTTGCAGAGCAGCTGGTCAGGTAAGGGCAAAGCGGGAAGCAGGGTGGGGGAGAGCTgagggaagtgggaggggcaCCCGCTGAGGACCTCTTCTCGCTGCTTCCCAGGCGAGCACTGGCACTCCGTGGCACGTGCACAGGGGAACATGGCATCGGCCTGGGCAAGCGGCAGCTGCTGCAGGAGGAGGTGGGCACGGTGGGCATTGAGACCATGCGGCAGCTCAAGGCCATGCTGGACCCCCGAGGCCTCATGAACCCAGGCAAGGTGCTGTGAGGGGCTCGGAGCACCTGGCCCACAAGCCCCCAGAGAGTGGCACCTCCCGTTCCAGAACCTGTTTTCCTGCCATGGAACAGCTCTGCCTTTGCCTGGACCCTGCAGGGGTCTTCGCCAGCCCGCTAGCCCTTTCATCCCAGCCGAggccagagagaggagggagaagcctggtcggccgtcttctccctggcCCTCTTGCTGGCCTCCGGAGCCTTTGGTCCAGTAAATGGCTCAGGGTCATTCCCGGTGCAGCTGCTTCCTCTCTGCTCGCTTACGCATCCTGTAAGGTGGTGTGGGTCAGTCACCCCAAAAACTAGGACGACCCCCCTCCAGCTCCCCACTGCCAGGGCAGGAGAACAAAGGCTGGGGGCCCCAGCACCTATAGCCCAACTCCATCTGCCTGGTGACAGGAATGCTCCTTTGCTGGTGGGGGAAGGGACCTTCCACTCCACACTCATAGACCCCCAAAATAAACCTGAACCCTACGTGCAGTTGTCTGGAGATGAGCAGGCAGCACCTGTGAATGAACCCCTGTGCCTGCCCGCCCCACCTCCTCCAAGTTCTTTGTCCTTTGGCTGGTGACGTCCTCGTCCCTCATCCCGGGCCTGCCCTCTGACTTGCTGCAGCCTGAGGAGGGCAGCTGCTCTGCCTCTCAGAGCCCCAGGGCCTAAGGACTTCCCCATGTCCATCGTCACTTACCGCAGACTCCCCCACTGAGCCCCAAGTGTACTCTAGAACATTCTGAACATGTCCTTCAAGTGGCTGCTACCAACCATTGCAAATGGAAGTGATTTTCCTGGTACCACACCTCTCCACAGTGTGATGTATTATACTACCAGCTTTTTTGCCTCAACCTCAGGCTCAGTCCACCCTGGGGCCTGCTCCTGCCTCGGTCAGGATTCCTGATCAGAGGACCTTGTCCGGGGTACCTGGCAGTTGTTCCCCCTAAGCCCACGAGAGGGCGCCCGACACCTCAGAGCTTAGACACCAGTATCTGCTTGGGGCAGTGGTGCCCAACACTCACCTCTGCAGGGACCTGCAGCTCTCAGCTCTGGGCCCCCCACTTCCCAGGGTCTAGCAGGTGTCTGGAGTCCTGGAAACCAATCTCTAAGCTCTCCACGCCCCTGCAGGTCCCAGGAGCCTCTAGTGCAGGCCCATCTCCCTCACCCCAAGGCCTTGGCCCTTAGGAAAAGGGCTGGGCGAGGGGCGCAGGGGAGCCAGGGGCACACTCCATCTCGCCTCACTCCCATTCTCCCAAGCCACCTCTgagctccttccctgcctccactccctccgcccctccccacctctcccctcagCTGTTCAGGCAGCCCCTCTGGCTCCTGAGACCAGCTCAGTTCTTGGAACCCCTCCTTTCTGCTAACTTGGGGCTGAGCGCTGAGTTCGCTCCTCTGTGACATTTCTGTCCCTTGGATGTGCCAGGGGGTGGTGTGGGGCAAGTCCCATGGGCCCTCCCCCACAAGCACCCAATAAAGCGGACTCGAACCATCTAACCATCAGCCACCAGTGCCCTCCCCTCCACGCAGGCAGCCCACCACCAGCAGCCCCCCGGGGCAGCATTCTGCAGGGGCAGGCTCCTCCCCTACAGGGCAGGGCTTGTCTCTGATGTGCCCCTCAGTGCCTGGCAACTAGTAGGTGTTCAGCAAATGGCCACTTCCCCACAATTCTTTACTAGGAAAAACTCCGAACACGCAGGACAGTTGGAAGAACAAGTACACTGTTCACTGAAATACTAGCCACTGAAGATTcaacaatgaatatttttgcCTTACTTGCTTCGTGCTGTATTTTTTGGGGAACCATTTGGAATTGAGTTACAAATTTGTTGACATCATTCACCTACATAATTCAGCATCTATTCCCTAGGAATAAGGACCTAAAAACCTCGACACCATTAAATGGCTCCTAGATGACTGGTTTTAGTGAGGTGCCCCTTTCCAGGAAGCCCCCTCCCCTTCACGTGTGCTGGGCCCTTAGCAGAGGGAGTGGGTGGAACCCACCTCCCAGTGCCTGCCAATTCCCTCCCCTCCCGGAAAGGCAGAGTTGAGGAGAGCTGTTGGGATGGAGGATGACAGACACCAGTTTCATCTGGAAAGCCCGGACAACCCCGGTCCTACCCCCGCCCAGGAGCTGGCAGTCTGGGTCTGAATTTGGAGGAGACGGCAACCAGCAGAGGGCTGCAGTGTGCCAGGTGGGAGTGAAGTCGCTGGGGGTGGGataggcaccagccccaggagccTGGAATAGCAGCCGGCGtgggctccagccctgccccaacCCAGCTCGACCCCTCAGCTCACCCAGGGCGCTGCCAAGGCTGCCAGGCCTAAGCCACCGAGGTGGGCACAGAGGCCTCCTCTGCCTGCAGGCCCAGGGGTCAGGCAAGGAGATCCTCAGGGCCAGCTTTGCTGGAGGAATTAAATATAGAACAGGCAGACATAGTTGCCAGGCAGAAGCAGGAGGTGCTGTGAATAGAACAGTGCTCTTTGCGGTGACAAAGCCACGAGCGAGCCTGCTGTGCACGTGCCAGGGGCTTCTGGGCAGATCCTCTGACCCTCACGGTGGCCTCTGAGCCGCGTGACTTTGTTCCCACTTCACGTGTGGGGCATCTGAAGTTCAGATGAAGTCCTTTCCCCAGCGTGGTTCTGCCAGGCAAAGGAGCCCCATACAGACAGTTTAGAGCCCAGGTTTTTGCCACCATGGCGACTGCGGGTACCCCGGGTCACTACCCGACAAGCTCAGACCCACAAACTCCTCTTGAGTACTTCTCTGAAATGCTGAGCGTGCCAGTGCCTTGGCTCAGATTTGCCCACCAGCCTGCAATGCCCTTGTACAGAGCAGGTGCTTCAGCAAGTGTCTGACAGAAGACAACTGCAGAGCCTGGGCCTGGTGGGGTCAGAGCCCATAGAGGCAGCAGCACACAGGAGGCCCGAGAAGGGGCGGAGCAGGCGTCTTCCTCCACAGCTTTCTTCACAGGCTCTGCAGGAGGCTCTGGAATGCCGCTCCGGGAGCCGGTCTGGCACAGGGACAGAGGCGCCAGGTGGGCACTGCTACCTGCTGCCCTGAGCTTCCCACCCAGCCCACGGTGTGCCCACTCGTGTGAGCCCTGAGTGGCTGGTTCTAGTTCAAGGGCTCTGAGCTGGCTCAGCCCCAAACCAGGGCCTCATTCTGGGCCTCAATGAAGGATGCCCATGAGTCAGCACTGAGATGTGGCCAGAGCAACAGGAAGGGCAGGGTGTGGAATGGGGAGCCAGGGATTGGGCGGGGGGCGGTCTGGGCCAGTGCCTGGAAGAACCCGCATCCTTGCAGCCTCCATCCGCTGCAAGGTCTTTGCCCTGCAGATCTTTCCAGAAGAGTTCTGTCACGACCACTCCACAGCTGATGGCAGATAGATTCCACGAGGCTTGAATGGGTCGTAAAGCTGCGGGACTCCGGCCTGACCTGCCACGTTCCCTCACCCGGGCGTGATCGCTGAGAACCACATCACACACCTGTAGCCCCGATGCTAGCCTGAAGGAAGGCTAAGGAGGTAGGCAAGGGAGCAGGGGACAGACCGTCAACGCCCATTTCTTGATTGTGTAACAATACTTGATTAAAATGAAGTCACACAGTGCATCTTTTATTAGACATTATTTTAATACCATATCAAAACACCTTGACTAATGAAGAAAGCCTTTTCCCCCAGCTTTGAacgtatttttaaacattttataaggttttttttttttgtattttaaaatataaatacagaaacCTATCTTGCAGGGGCTGATGCCACATGTGAACATCAATGGCTAGAATGTTCTCAAACAGAATGCCTGAAAACAGGGGCAGCTGTACATATCCCTTTAATAAGTCTTTTGTTTGTCTaggttttctggaaaaaaaaaaaatccacaagggTCTAAGAAAAACGTTCAGGCATTTTTGCAGGACACTTGTGATTGTTAAATCCTCTGAACTGACCAGAaccaggagggaagaggggaggagaaatggaaagGAGGGGGGGAGAAGGTCCTCAGTGGGTTGGTTTTTGGCAATGAAGTCAAGATATCAGGGTCCCAAGGGGAGAAAAGTGCAAAACCAAGCcagaaaattggggaaaaaaaccaaccaaacaacaacaacaaaaaaaaaccaaggcaGAGCGGTTGATGGAGAGACCGCCGGGTGCCGGGCACGGGAGGGCTGTGAGCTCTGCTCTGCGAGTGGCGAGAACCCGGCTCTGGTCGTTTTGTCACTGAGCGGGTTCTGGCCGGGCAGCAGACGGCAATCTGTAAACATCACGAGGGAAAACACCAGTCGAcactagacattttttttttataattttttttttttgtaaacactTTAGAGACAGACCCACAACGCCTTtcaaaggtgaaaaagaaaatgccCTTTCCCTCCTGAGATGAGGATGAGGGGAAGGATATTGGGTGATTCTTTCTTCTCTCAAACTCGCTCTCATTCAATCTGGTGTCctcagggagaaagggagaaccATTCTCTGGAAGTCAGTGCAGGAGGGGTGCCCTGTTCCCACTGGTGTCCCCAGCTCAGCTCTGCCCCAGTGTCCGAAGCCTCCTCTCAGGAACGGGGGCCTGGCTGTCCCTGTGGGGACCGTAAGATGTAAGTCGTGCTCCATCGGGCCGAGGCCAGCCGCGTGCATCCCGCTGAGGCCGGGCAGGGGCACCTGTGGTTCCGGTCTGGGGGCCCCGAAGCCAAACATCATGCCGGGAATTTGGACTTGCAGCCAGCACCAAGCTCCATTCCCTCTGCCTCACGCTTCCCCTCGCCTTTTCTTCACCCCACGTCCTCAGTTTTTGAGGTGAAGGTAAAAAGGGCAAATGTCCCTGAATAGTTTGACATCATCAGCTGTTCTGGGAGTTTActtggaataaataaaataaacctaacaaagaacaaaagaaaacaaaaaacgagaaaaagagggagagggagggagagagggagagagagagagagagagagagcgcgcaaAAGAGGCCccgagagaaagagggagaaggagagagagaggagagagcgcAAAAGAGGCCCCCAAACCCTTGGATTCACGTGAGGTGAGGTGGGTTTTGGTTTCTCATTtggcagaaaacagaagagtGCCAGCCCAGAACTCGAGAGGGCCAGCTAGGATGGGGACAGGAGAGAATGGTCAGCAGTAAAGCAGGGCGCCTGCGGGAGAAACTGGGGTTGGACAACGGTGACAGGGGAGCACATGTGCGCATCTCGGGAGAAAGCTGGTTGTGCTGGTCTGCTGTGCAAACAGGGACTTGGGTGGCGGGGCCCCAGGTCTGGCCTGGAGGCCTCAGATTCATCTGGAAGGGGGTGAGAGCGGTGGGTGCAGGCGGGAAGAACCAGCCAAGCGCTGACTGCTGACAAGCGCTGCAGGGAATGAGGCGCCGTCCCACACTCGGTCTTGTCCAATGAGTGTGCTGTCCACGTGGGGACGCAAGCGAGATTATCCCGTCCCCAAAGAAGCAGCAGAGACACCCTTGCCACCGAGGGGCAAGGACCTGCCCTGGCCCCCCAGCAAGCACGAGGCACAGCTGGGGTGCAAAGCAGCATCTTGTCCCAGGGCTTGTGCTGCTTCTCCTGCCCAGCACTTTCCAAGGGACCTTCCTGAACCTTCCTCGGGGAGATTCGCCCTAGACACGGGGAACACGAGGGGCCTTCCCCCAACTCACCTTCCTCTACCTGGCAGGTTCTTCCTCGCAACGTGCGAGTCTGGACTCTCATCCTTCCCAGGAACCCTCCCCACCTCACGGAACCCCTGCTGCTGAGATGCTCCCCTCACCCCCGACCCCTCTTGGCCGGGGGAGGCGGGGCGTGGGGTGCCGTGAGGGCAGCTCAGCCCCCCTCTCCGCCTCCAGGCCCCAGAGCAACGCGACCCCAACCACGGGCTCACCTTTGAGAGGAGTCAGCAAGCGAGCCCAGCAGGGTCAGTCCGCGGGGTGTTCTGGACAAGATCTGTTCACTTCAAACCATGAGTCTATGCAACTGAGGGGAGACGGCAAGGGAGACACATCACCGGCTGGCCAGGCCGCTCCCTGGGGGCTAGCTCCAAGCGTCAGGAATGCCTGACGCTCACCTGCGGGGACCCCACATACCCACTGTCTGCTAGCAGGAGGGAGGACACCCAGGGGGGACCTGGCACAGCCGGAGTCCCGGTGCAGTGCGTACGGGCTTGGGCTGGACCTAGGCACTGCAGGAGGCAGGGAGTGTGCCCTCGCGAGGGACAAGGCCTCAGGGGCACGGAGCCCAGGAGGACGGCAACAGCTACGGGTCAGAGGGTGAGAGTGGGGGGCTGCCCAGGGCAGCCAGTCAACTATCTCCAAGGCTTAAAGGGCAAAGAAGTGGGAACAAAGCCCCGGCAGGCTGGTCACGGCCCTGAGCAAGCCCTCTCCGGAGTCACAGGAGCAGCCTGAGGCTCCCTCCCTAGTCTCCCTCTCAGGAGGCCCCCAGGCTCTGCCTGGCTTGGCTGGCTGTGGTGGGCAGCCAGCATCTAGTCCTCCTTCCTGGAGCAGGTGGGCCAGGGGAGGACTGGCCCTGTGGCTTGGTGTCTTTGCTCAGGAGAGCCAGACAAGAGGCCAGCGGGGAAATCCTGGTCTCTAGTGTTTACAGAAAGCACTGTCTGAACAGAGAGGGAACAGAAATTGGCCCAAGACAGCTTTCTGTAAAACATCTGGTTATTTTCAAAACAGGAACCAGACAGATCATTTGCATAAGTCTCTCCCAGAGCTGAAGATTCCCTTCTTCTGGCTCTGGTCAATGCTTTCCTGGGACACTGGAGCGCTGGGTGCTGCACCCAGGCCAAGACCCCCTCCCCTTAGGCCTCACTTGCGCCTTTCTGACACCAGCCACATCCACGTGCTGCCCCGTGGCCAGTGGCCCCGTGAGTCAGGCTTTGGAAAAGCCTGTGTGTCCGGAAGCAGCTCTGGGGCTCCAGGGGCCGAGAACAGGTGGAGGCCGCGGGCAGCACAGAGCGTCCTCCTGTCCTGGGTAAGGAGGTGTCTTCTTTCCAGTTGGAAACAAGAATGAGGCTCATGCTGGAGCCTGAGGGCGAATCTCAGTCCTGCTAATTATAGCCGCTCGCAGCACTGGGGCCCACAGGTAGTGGCTATTCCTGCCTGCTGggcctctggggaggaggggcggggccagggcagCCAGCACACCCCTCTGTGCTGACCACCACACCCCCACCAGACCAGGGTCTGCACACTGGAGCAGAGGGGCTCACAGAGATGGACGGGGGCTCAACCTTCCAGGGGGCAGGGGCTCCACAGGCCTCCCCGTCGGGCCCACCACCCAGGCTCTGCGCTCAGCACGTCCAGAACTCCCCACCTGCTGACCTCTGCCTCGACTCCACTCAGAGTGCTGGGGGACGGGGTGGCTAGTGACAGTCTGCCCTTCTCTCCCCCCACGCACAGGGAAGGGGCCCTCTGGGGTCTGGGGTGCAGCTAAGCTGGCCCTGCCGGCCCTCTCGTACCTTTTGTGATAAATGCACAGGCAGGGCAGCCTGGCTATCGTGTCCCCCTGAAGCAGCTCCTCCAGGCAGATCACACACTCACCCGCATCTTTAGTCAGCACGTCATCTGCAAAGGGGGGACAGAGGAGAGCGGGGGGTCAGTCACCAGCAGGCAGGGATCTAGGAGCTGCTTGGGACTGCATGGGTCACCTGAGTCAGCGAAAGCCCAAGAGAGACCTTGATGTAAGGGTCCTCACTGTGGACACAAGACACGCAAACCACACACTAACTACCTGAAGACAAAATGGGATTAATCACCAAGT harbors:
- the LDHD gene encoding probable D-lactate dehydrogenase, mitochondrial produces the protein MASLLRAATWGIFPWRGYCSRGTQGELSEGFVEALKAVVGSPHVTTAAVVREQHGHDESMHKCQPPDAVVWPQNVEQVSRLAALCYGQGVPIIPFGSGTGLEGGVCAVQGGVCVNLTHMDRILELNPEDFSVVVEPGVTRKALNSHLRDSGLWFPVDPGADASLCGMVATGASGTNAVRYGTMRDNVLNLEVVLPGGRLLHTAGPGRHFRKSAAGYNLTGLFVGSEGTLGLITAATLRLHPVPEATVAATCAFPSVQAAVDSTVHILQAAVPVARIEFLDDVMMDACNRHSKLNCCVAPTLFLEFHGSEQALAEQVQRTEEIIRHNGGSHFSWAKEAEDRSRLWAARHNAWYAALALRPGCKGYSTDVCVPISRLPEILVQTKEDLQASGLTGTIVGHVGDGNFHCILVVDPEDHEELLRVKAFAEQLVRRALALRGTCTGEHGIGLGKRQLLQEEVGTVGIETMRQLKAMLDPRGLMNPGKVL